The nucleotide sequence CCGTAGTTCGCAGCATCAACGTAGGCCTGAGCACGCAGCACGGTCCTGATATCGGTGACGTCGATGGTGTCTAGACGGTTATTACCTGCGCGTAGTTCGGCGATGCCGTCGAGGTAGCCCATGGTCTGCGCGGCGGACTGATACTGCCCGAGCAGGGTTGTTTTGGGGTCGGCGGACATGGGCATCTTCTCGTCGATTTGGTTGTGGTGGTATTGGAGCATCGTGGTCACCAGTGTGTCGGCGGCGTTCTCATCGTCGATGACGCGGTACAGGACGGTCTCGAACTGCGTGTCAGTGACCAGGCCGGACAGGTCATAGCCCGGTGGACTAGCGTCCAAGGAATCGCCGCTGGCCAAGCCGGCTAGTTCCTTCGGGCTGTTGGCGAGCAGGGCGGCGAGATTCTGCTTCATGGTGCTGGTGTAGTCCTTAAGGGGTACCTGGCCGACAGCGAACTCCATTGATTTGGCGACTATCCACGTGGCCTTTGCGGCGGTTTGCTCGTCTTGGTCGGTGCGCATAGTTGAGGAGACGGCCATGGCGGCAGTGAGCGCCTCGAGTCCGGCAGGGCCCAGTTACGGTCGGTGAGTGTCTCCCACCGCTGTTGGGTCTGTTCACCCGGCATCCACTTCCCGTCGCTGGTCTCGCCATCGGGAGTGAGGTAGTCCAAGGCGGCCTTAGCGTTGGTCTGGTCGTTGCTGCTCGTGGCGCTGGGGTTGAACCCGGGGATGTCCAGGCCGTTGTGGTCCGCCTCCAGCGAGCAACCCACCAAAGACACACAAAACACCAGCAACAGCACAAGCATGGCTGCGCTCGGGTGGCATCGCCGCGAGAGGGCTACGCGAGTAAAGAGTCGCATAATAGGTGTCCTCCTCGCGGCTCGGTGCGGTGGTGGGTGCCGGCTGCCCGCACCAACCCCGAATGCGGTTTCAGGTCTGGATGAAGAAAGGTGCGCGCGGCAAATGCCGGGAGCGATACGAGGTTGACCACGCCAAGGCGCGTCTGCGTACGCATCTCGCGTCGCAACGTGACGACGTGCTGCAAAAATGCCGCACTTAGGACAAGAAGATTAGATAGACTCATTTGATGACTTTGGCTGCCTGTCCCTCGTCGTAGCCAAAGTTGTAGCCGTTGGTGATCCTGACATCAAGACCGTCCATGGTGGCGTCTTCGACTAGTCGGTCCCAACGCATGTATTCGTGGGCGGCATCGGGTGTTATGGGGTCGGGGGCGGTGATGGTGGGTTGCCCGTCGACCTCGGTGTAGAAGGAGAAGGGAGCACCGTTGTTGCCGGTGGCGGCCGCCTCCATGGTGGCGGCGCTGAGCAGGCCGTAGTTCGCGGCATCAACGTAGGCCTGGGCTCGCAGCACGGTCCTGATATCGGCCCCATCGACAGTGTCCGGAGTGTTGTCGCCCGCCCGCAGCTCGGCAATGCCATCGAGGTAGCCTACGCTCCTTGCGGCAAACTGATACTGCCCAAGTAGGAGAGCTTCAGGGTCGGTTGCCGTAGTCATCTTTGAGTCGATCTGATTGTGGTGGTATTCGAGCATGGTCGCGACCAGTGTGTCGGCGGCGGTCTCATCGTCGATGACACGGTACAGGACGGTCTCGAACTGTGCGTCAGTCACGAGGCCAGACAGACCGTATACGTTAACTCCTTCGAGTGAACCGCCGCGCGCCATGTCGGCGATCTCGTCAGGGCAGTTGCCGAGCAGGACGGCGAGGTTCTGTTTCGTTGTATCGGTGTAATTCTCGAGCGGTAGCTGGTTGACGACGAAGTCAATCGACCTTCCGGTAACCCACGTCGCCGCGGCCGAATTGTCGTCATCCTGGCTGGTGCGCAGGGTCGACGCCGCTGCCATAGCAGCAGTGAGCTCCTCGAGTCCGGCAGGGTTCCAATCGCCTTCGTCGAGCGTCTCCCACCGCTGTTGGGCCTGTTCCCCCGGCACCCACTTCCCGTCGCTGATCTCACCATCAGGGCTGAGATACTCCAAAGCGGCCTGGGCATTCGCCTGGTCGTCCTGGCCCGCGGCGCTGGGACTGAACCCGGGGATACCCAGGGCGCTCTGATCCACCCCCAGCGAGCACCCCGCCAAAGGGACACAGGCCAATAACAGCACCAACAGTAGACCTGCTGGCCGACGCTGGCGCGAGAGGGCTGCGCGAGACTGGGGTCGCGTGCCGGGTAATTCCCTGTGTCGGTGCGGAGCAGTTGTGAGCGCCAGACACACTGCGGAAGCGATGACGCTCAAGAATACCCAGGCCCAAACACCGCGAGACGAGCCGAGGGGCTGCGAGGTCAGCATACCTGGTAGACGAGAGGCAGGCAGATTCATTTGGTGATCTTCGCGCCATGGCCCTGCTTGCGGCCTGTTTGATCGCCCGTTGCGATAGTGATGTCAAGACTGTTCATGACGGAGTCGTGGACCAGGTCTTCCCAGTTTATGTATTCGTGGGCGGCTTGTGGTGTCATGGGGTCGGGTGCGGTGATGGTGGGTTGCCCGTCGACCTCGGTGTAGAAGGAGAATGGCCCTCCGTTGTTGCCGGTGGCAGCCGCCTCCATGGTGGCGTCGCTGAGCAGGCCGTAGTTAGCGGCATCAACATAGGCCTGGGCTCGCAGTACCGTGTCGATATCGGCCCCATCGACAGTGTCCGGAGTGTTGTCGCCCGCACGCAGCTCGGCAATGCCATCGAGGTAGCCCATGGTCATGGCTGCGTTCCTGTAGTTCCCGCGTAGGGTGGCCTCGAGGTTCGTGGCCGTAGGCATGTTGGAACCGACTTGGTCGTGGTGGTATTGGAGCATCGTGGTCACCAGTGTGTCGGCGGCGTTCTCATCGTCGATGACGCGGTACAGGACGGTCTCGAACTGCGTGTCAGTGACCAGGCCGGACAGGTCATAGCCCGGTGGACTAGCGTCCAAGGAATCGCCGCTGGCCAAGCCGGCTAGCTCCTTCGGGCTGTTGGCGAGCAGGGCGGCGAGATTCTGCTTCATGGTGTCGGTGTAGTCCTTAAGGGGTACCTGGCCGACAGCGAACTCCATTGATTTGGCGACTATCCACGTGGCCTTTGCGGCGGTTTGCTCGTCTTGGTCGGTGCGCATGGTTGAGACTGCGGCCATGGCGGCAGTGAGTTCCTCCAGGGAGGTGGAGTTCCAGTGGCCTTCTTCGAGCGCCTCCCACCGCTGTTGGGTCTGTTCACCCGGCATCCACTTCCCGTCGCTGGTCTCGCCATCGGGAGTGAGGTAGTCCAAAGCGGCCCTAGCGTTGGTCTGGTCACTGCTTGCGGTGCCTGGATCAAGACCAGGAATGTCCAGTTCGCTTCCGAAATAATGCGCGCACGCCACCAAAGGCGCGCATGCCAGTAGTAGCGTCATCAGTGCAGCCGGCAGACGGCGCCTGGGGCGGGGTGTGCTTGCTTCGGATCGCATAATAAGAGAGTTCCTCATAACGCCTACGTGTTCTGCTGGCTCATTTGATGACCTTTGCGCCATGGCCCTGCTTGCGGCCTGTTTGATCACCCGCTTCGATATTGACGTCAAGACTGTCCATGACGGAGTCGTGGACCAGGTCTTCCCAGTTTATGTATTCGTGGGCGGCTTGTGGTGTCATGGGGTCGGGTGCGGTGATGGTGGGTTGCCCGTCGGCCTCGGTGTAGAAGGAGAATGGCCCTCCGTTGTTGCCGGTGGCGGCCGCCTCCATGGTGGCGTCGCTGAGCAGGCCGTAGTTCGCGGCATCAACATAGGCCTGGGCTCGCAGTACCGTGTCGATATCGGCCCCATCGACAGTGTCCGGAGTGTTCCAATCCTTGGTTAGCTGGTCAACGATAATGGGTCTGGCGACGGTGGAGCCGGTGCTGTACAGCAGCGGGCCAGCTACCGCCAGACTGGTCCCTCCGGTCATTGCGCCGACCCCGGCGCCCAGTACCGTAGAGAACACGCTCAGTGCGGTTCCCATATTGGACTTGGTGTTGGCCCGCGCGGCGCTGTTGTCACCTGCACGTAGCTCGGCAATGCCATCAAGATAGCCCATGGTTGCGGCTGCATCCTTGTACTGTACGGCAAGGGTCGTTCCGGGATCCGTGGATGTGGACATTTCGGAGTCGATTCTGCTGTGGTGGTACTGGCCCATGGCAGCGGCCAGGGTGCCGGTTGCGTTCTCGTCATCGATGATGCGGTACAGCAAGGTCTCGAACTCCGCATCGGTGACTAGGCCAGACAACCCATAGCGCTGATCGGTTTCCAGAGAGCCGTCTTTGGCCAGGCCTGCGAGTTCTTTGGGGCTGTTGCCGAGCAGAACCGCGAGGTTCTGTTTCATGGTGGCGGTGAAATCTGCTTCCTCAACGTCGTTGACGAAGAAGGGGATGGCCTGCGCGGTCATCCAGGTGGCGCGCTCGGCCGCGTCGGCCGGCGCGTTGGGGTCGCCGTCAGCGCCCCGGTAGGCGGAGGCAGCGGCCGTGGCCGCGCTCAACCCGTCCAGCCCGGTACCACCGTGGAAGTCCCAGTCGCGCTGCCTGAGCATCTCCCAACGCTTCTCGATCTCGGCGTCATTTGTGCCATCACTGGTGAGATAGTTCAAGGAGGCCTCGGAGTTGGAACCCATGGCGGTCAGCACGCCGGCCAACGGGTCCGCCGTATAGAACTCACCATTCACGAACGGTGGCGCACCGGCGAAGGGGACCGAGGCCGGGTCGATGTCCTCAAGATTGTCCGAGAGCACACCAAGAAACCCTGTACCGTACGCGGTATCCGGTACTGACAACAGCGCATTGAGGGCCGTCATCGGGTTCTCAAGCTGCGGCTGAATGACCGTCGGATCGACGGCGTTGGCGAAGTCGGCAGCGAGCCCCGCCCCACCGGCCTGATCCTGGCTGGCGGCGGCCAGGATGTGCGCGAGAGTCTCCAACGACTTGGTGAACCGCTCGCCACCATCGTCCCCGTCATAGCCGACCTGATAATGCCCGTCTAACGCGTAGACGAGCTGCAGGTACTCCTCGGTGCCCAGCGCGTCGACGAACGCCGCCCCATAGATCGGGATGTCTTGGTGCTTGTTGATTTGGTCGAGGATTTGTTCGGGGGTGCGGCCTTGGGAGGAGGTGCCGTTGGCGAGTGCTTCTTGGAGCTCTGTGGCCTCGGCTTTGGCTGTTTCGACTGAGCCGGTGTTGTAGGCGTGGACGTTGGCCACGGTGTCAGTGTTGCGCCAGTAGGCGGCCTCGTCGGTGGTGCCTGGTGGTGGGTCGGGCAGGTAGTAGGACAGGGTGCCGTCGGGGTTGGTCATGGTGATGCCGGACTCGTTTATGTCGATGGCCTCCTGGCGGCGCGAGCGCAGCTGGTCGGCCAGGTCGCGCATGGCTGATGCGTAGGCTGCCAGGGTTCCCGATCCGGGTCCCGGTATTAGGAAGCCGGGCAGGGACTCGGTCGCGTCGGCCACGGACTGGACCGGGTCGTGGTAGTAGGCGCTGGTCTGGTTGATGCTGCTGCGCTCGTAGTCGATCGCTTTGGCGCGGTCTTCCAGGTTGTCGACGACGGTTTGCATCTTGTCAGTGTCGATCTTGATGAAGGCCATGGGGCTGCGGCTCCTTGCTTCGCGTGCGGTTCACAGGCGCGGGGCGGGAGGTACTAGGAACTGGGCCAGACGGCCAGGGCGGAGTCCTCGGGAACCACGCCCAGCCCGGCGTCGTAGAAGGCGTTCTCCGCGTCGGTCAGGTCCGAGACGATGTCACCGATCGCGTCGTAGGCGCCGGAGTCGGCCGCATCGATCTTGGTGCGGTAGTCATCGGCCACCGGTGAGGTCCACACCTCATCGCTCAGCCCGGCGTCGAAGGTCTCGCTGTTGTGGGTGGCGGAGTCCGTGGTGGAGGTGAATTCCTGGGCGTCCAGGCGGTGGCGTGACCCCACCGCGTAGGACTTGATTTCCTGGATCGCCTCCAGCTTCCTGTTGGGGACCATGCGGACGTCAACGTCGTCTGCATCATGGGTGGGGGAGTGCGGCATTAAAGGGGCCTCGGCTCTCGGGGCGTACCGGACAGGAGCGCGCGCGGGCGGTGCGCCGCCCACGCAACAACGGCCTCAACCTACCCCACACATCACGCCCGTGTCACGATACTGCAAGTGTGGCCGCCAGCCGCACGCTGGCACAGGCGGGCGACTACCCGCCGACGCCGATCGGACGGGACGTCGGCCTCGCGGCCGGGCAACGTCTGACGCTGTCGGGACTCGCTGGAGCCTTATGCCGCGACCCCGAGCCCCTCCAGCCAGCGGCGCACGCCGTCGGCGCTGGTGCTCACCTCCAGGCGGGTCCCCGGCTTCCAGTCACCCGTGCCGGCCAGAGCGGCGAGGTCGCGTGCGCTGGCGCCTACTGGCGAGGAGAAGGACGTGCAGAACGGCACCACGATCTTGCCGGTGAAGTCGTTATTCCGTACGAAGTCGCCCAAAACCCAGGAGGCCTCGCCCCACCATATGGGGTATCCGACCAGCACGGTGTCGTAGTCGGTGAAGCCGTCGGGGGCGTCCTGCACCAGCGGCACATGCCGCAGGCTCCGATCAACGTGCTCCCGCGAGACCCGGCTGCGCGGATCGTTGTAGTCCAGATCCGGCTCGGAGTAGGGCTCGGCGGGAGTAAGCACGAAGGCGTCGGCTCTGAGCGCCCGCGTGAGGGTCTCCGCCACGCGCCGGGTGTGCCCGTGGGCGGAGTAGTGGACGACGAGCGTCTTGGGTCGGGACTCAGGGGTGTTACTGGCGGTCATCTTTGAACTCCAATCAGTCGGGAACTGATTATACGGTTGGTTCGCTGTCTATTGGTGACGTGCTCCTCGGGCGCCGACTGGCGACGACTGGGCCTTGCCTGCGGCGTCCGTGCCGACAACCTGGAAAGATGACTCATGGCCGCGACTGAGCCGCGCGGCCGCGATCACACCTGGCAGCGAGCAGCGGGACGGCTCGGAC is from Actinomyces sp. 432 and encodes:
- a CDS encoding DUF6571 family protein; translated protein: MGPAGLEALTAAMAVSSTMRTDQDEQTAAKATWIVAKSMEFAVGQVPLKDYTSTMKQNLAALLANSPKELAGLASGDSLDASPPGYDLSGLVTDTQFETVLYRVIDDENAADTLVTTMLQYHHNQIDEKMPMSADPKTTLLGQYQSAAQTMGYLDGIAELRAGNNRLDTIDVTDIRTVLRAQAYVDAANYGLLKDTTIEAAATGNNGGPFSFYTEADGQPTITAPDPITPDAAHEYISWQRQVNDSTMDSIDNAMVNTNAGYDQGQAAKITK
- a CDS encoding DUF6571 family protein → MDQSALGIPGFSPSAAGQDDQANAQAALEYLSPDGEISDGKWVPGEQAQQRWETLDEGDWNPAGLEELTAAMAAASTLRTSQDDDNSAAATWVTGRSIDFVVNQLPLENYTDTTKQNLAVLLGNCPDEIADMARGGSLEGVNVYGLSGLVTDAQFETVLYRVIDDETAADTLVATMLEYHHNQIDSKMTTATDPEALLLGQYQFAARSVGYLDGIAELRAGDNTPDTVDGADIRTVLRAQAYVDAANYGLLSAATMEAAATGNNGAPFSFYTEVDGQPTITAPDPITPDAAHEYMRWDRLVEDATMDGLDVRITNGYNFGYDEGQAAKVIK
- a CDS encoding DUF6571 family protein; this translates as MAQRSSNEPAEHVGVMRNSLIMRSEASTPRPRRRLPAALMTLLLACAPLVACAHYFGSELDIPGLDPGTASSDQTNARAALDYLTPDGETSDGKWMPGEQTQQRWEALEEGHWNSTSLEELTAAMAAVSTMRTDQDEQTAAKATWIVAKSMEFAVGQVPLKDYTDTMKQNLAALLANSPKELAGLASGDSLDASPPGYDLSGLVTDTQFETVLYRVIDDENAADTLVTTMLQYHHDQVGSNMPTATNLEATLRGNYRNAAMTMGYLDGIAELRAGDNTPDTVDGADIDTVLRAQAYVDAANYGLLSDATMEAAATGNNGGPFSFYTEVDGQPTITAPDPMTPQAAHEYINWEDLVHDSVMNSLDITIATGDQTGRKQGHGAKITK
- a CDS encoding DUF6571 family protein, whose product is MAFIKIDTDKMQTVVDNLEDRAKAIDYERSSINQTSAYYHDPVQSVADATESLPGFLIPGPGSGTLAAYASAMRDLADQLRSRRQEAIDINESGITMTNPDGTLSYYLPDPPPGTTDEAAYWRNTDTVANVHAYNTGSVETAKAEATELQEALANGTSSQGRTPEQILDQINKHQDIPIYGAAFVDALGTEEYLQLVYALDGHYQVGYDGDDGGERFTKSLETLAHILAAASQDQAGGAGLAADFANAVDPTVIQPQLENPMTALNALLSVPDTAYGTGFLGVLSDNLEDIDPASVPFAGAPPFVNGEFYTADPLAGVLTAMGSNSEASLNYLTSDGTNDAEIEKRWEMLRQRDWDFHGGTGLDGLSAATAAASAYRGADGDPNAPADAAERATWMTAQAIPFFVNDVEEADFTATMKQNLAVLLGNSPKELAGLAKDGSLETDQRYGLSGLVTDAEFETLLYRIIDDENATGTLAAAMGQYHHSRIDSEMSTSTDPGTTLAVQYKDAAATMGYLDGIAELRAGDNSAARANTKSNMGTALSVFSTVLGAGVGAMTGGTSLAVAGPLLYSTGSTVARPIIVDQLTKDWNTPDTVDGADIDTVLRAQAYVDAANYGLLSDATMEAAATGNNGGPFSFYTEADGQPTITAPDPMTPQAAHEYINWEDLVHDSVMDSLDVNIEAGDQTGRKQGHGAKVIK
- a CDS encoding flavodoxin, which codes for MTASNTPESRPKTLVVHYSAHGHTRRVAETLTRALRADAFVLTPAEPYSEPDLDYNDPRSRVSREHVDRSLRHVPLVQDAPDGFTDYDTVLVGYPIWWGEASWVLGDFVRNNDFTGKIVVPFCTSFSSPVGASARDLAALAGTGDWKPGTRLEVSTSADGVRRWLEGLGVAA